One genomic segment of Tursiops truncatus isolate mTurTru1 chromosome 4, mTurTru1.mat.Y, whole genome shotgun sequence includes these proteins:
- the TNK2 gene encoding activated CDC42 kinase 1 isoform X30 produces the protein MCKRKSWMSKSTFRKTSPTPGGPAAEGSLQSLTCLIGEKDLHLFEKLGDGSFGVVRRGEWDAPSGKTVSVAVKCLKPDVLSQPEAMDDFIREVNAMHSLDHRNLIRLYGVVLTPPMKMVTELAPLGSLLDRLRKHQGHFLLGTLSRYAVQVAEGMGYLESKRFIHRDLAARNLLLATRDLVKIGDFGLMRALPQNDDHYVMQEHRKVPFAWCAPESLKTRTFSHASDTWMFGVTLWEMFTYGQEPWIGLNGSQILHKIDKEGERLPRPEDCPQDIYNVMVQCWAHKPEDRPTFVALRDFLLEAQPTDMRALQDFEEPDKLHIQMNDVITVIEGRAENYWWRGQNTRTLCVGPFPRNVVTSVAGLSAQDISQPLQNSFIHTGHGDSDPRHCWGFPDRIDELYLGNPMDPPDLLSVELSTSRPTQHLGRVKREPPPRPPQPAIFTQKPTYDPVSEDQDPLSSDFKRLGLRKPGLPRGLWLAKPSARVPGTKAGRGSSEVTLIDFGEEPVVPAPRPCAPSLAQLAMDACSLLDKTPPQSPSRALPRPLHPTPVVDWDARPLPPPPAYDDVAQDEDDFEVCSINSTLVSAGLSAGPSQGETNYAFVPEPARLFPALEDNLFLPPQGGGKPPNSAQTAEIFQALQQECMRQLQVPAGSLVPSPSPVGDDKPQVPPRVPIPPRPTRPRGELSPAPSGEEETGRWPGPASPPRVPPREPLSPQGSRTPSPLVPRGSSPLPPRLSSSPGKTMPTTQSFASDPKYATPQVIQAPGPRAGPCILPIVRDGKKVSSTHYYLLPERPPYLERYQRFLRETRSPEEPTPMPVPLLLPPPGISAPAAPTATVRPMPQAAPDPKANFSTNTSNSGAQLPALRATARLPQRGCPGDGPEAGRPAEKIQMLQAMVHGVTTEECQAALQSHSWSVQRAAQYLKVEQLFGLGLRPRGECHKVLEMFDWNLEQAGCHLLGSCGPAHHKR, from the exons AGCACCTTCCGGAAGACCTcacccacccccggaggcccagCAGCAGAGGGGTCCCTGCAGAGCCTCACCTGCCTCATTGGGGAGAAGGACCTGCATCTCTTTGAGAAGCTGGGAGATGGCTCCTTTGGCGTGGTGCGCAGGGGCGAGTGGGACGCCCCCTCGGGGAAGACG GTGAGTGTGGCTGTGAAGTGCCTGAAGCCTGATGTGCTGAGCCAGCCAGAGGCCATGGATGACTTCATCCGGGAGGTCAATGCCATGCACTCGCTTGACCACCGAAACCTCATTCGCCTCTATGGTGTGGTGCTCACGCCGCCCATGAAGATG GTGACAGAGCTGGCACCTCTGGGATCGTTGTTGGACCGGCTGCGCAAGCACCAGGGCCACTTCCTCCTGGGTACCCTGAGCCGCTACGCTGTGCAGGTGGCTGAGGGCATGGGCTACCTGGAGTCCAAGCGCTTTATTCACCGTGACCTGGCCGCCCGCAATCTGCTGTTGGCCACCCGTGACCTGGTCAAGATCGGGGACTTCGGGCTGATGCGAGCACTACCCCAGAATGACGACCACTACGTCATGCAGGAGCACCGCAAGGTGCCCTTTGCCTG GTGTGCCCCTGAGAGCCTGAAGACTCGCACCTTCTCCCATGCCAGCGACACCTGGATGTTTGGGGTCACGCTGTGGGAGATGTTCACCTATGGCCAGGAGCCCTGGATTGGCCTCAATGGCAGTCAG ATCCTGCATAAGATTGACAAGGAGGGGGAGCGTCTGCCCCGGCCCGAGGACTGCCCCCAGGACATCTACAATGTCATGGTTCAGTGCTGGGCTCACAAGCCAGAGGACAGACCCACCTTTGTGGCACTGAGAGACTTCCTGCTGGAG gcccagcccactGACATGCGGGCCCTTCAGGACTTTGAGGAACCAGACAAGCTGCACATCCAGATGAACGATGTCATCACCGTCATTGAGGGGAG GGCTGAGAATTACTGGTGGCGTGGGCAGAACACACGGACGCTGTGCGTGGGGCCCTTCCCTCGCAACGTGGTAACCTCTGTGGCCGGCCTGTCAGCCCAGGACATCAGCCAGCCCCTGCAGAACAGCTTCATTCACACAGGGCATGGTGACAGTGACCCCCGGcactgctggggcttccctgacaGGATCGATGA ACTGTATCTGGGAAACCCCATGGACCCTCCCGACCTGCTGAGTGTGGAACTGAGCACCTCCAGACCCACCCAGCATCTGGGCAGGGTGAAAA GGGAACCTCCACCTCGCCCTCCTCAGCCTGCCATCTTCACTCAGA AACCAACCTACGACCCTGTGAGTGAGGACCAAGACCCCCTGTCCAGCGACTTCAAGAGGCTGGGCCTGCGGAAGCCAGGACTGCCCCGTGGGCTGTGGCTCGCGAAGCCCTCTGCCCGGGTGCCGGGCACCAAAGCGGGCCGCGGGAGCAGTGAGGTCACGCTCATCGACTTCGGTGAGGAGCCCGTGGTCCCGGCCCCACGGCCCTGTGCGCCCTCACTGGCGCAGCTGGCCATGGATGCCTGCTCCTTGCTGGACAAGACCCCGCCGCAGAGCCCCTCGCGGGCCCTGCCCCGGCCCCTGCATCCCACGCCGGTGGTGGACTGGGATGCGCGCCCGCTGCCCCCGCCTCCTGCCTACGATGACGTGGCCCAGGATGAGGATGACTTTGAGGTCTGCTCCATCAACAGCACCCTCGTGAGTGCAGGGCTCTCTGCTGGGCCCAGTCAGGGCGAGACCAATTACGCCTTTGTGCCTGAGCCAGCGCGGCTCTTCCCTGCCCTGGAGGACAACCTGTTCCTCCCGCCTCAGGGTGGGGGCAAGCCGCCCAACTCAGCCCAGACCGCAGAGATCTTCCAGGCGCTGCAGCAGGAGTGCATGCGGCAGCTACAGGTCCCGGCCGGCTCTCTGGTCCCGTCGCCAAGCCCGGTGGGCGACGACAAGCCCCAGGTGCCCCCTCGTGTGCCCATCCCCCCGAGGCCCACACGCCCACGTGGGGAGCTGTCTCCAGCCCCCTCGGGCGAGGAGGAGACGGGGCGGTGGCCTGgacctgcctcccctccccgggTACCACCCCGGGAGCCCCTGTCCCCACAAGGCTCCAGGACCCCCAGCCCCTTGGTGCCACGCGGCAGCTCCCCGCTGCCACCCCGGCTCTCCAGCTCACCTGGGAAGACCATGCCCACCACCCAGAGCTTCGCCTCAGACCCCAAGTATGCCACACCCCAGGTGATCCAGGCACCTGGCCCCCGGGCTGGCCCCTGCATCTTACCCATCGTCCGTGATGGCAAGAAGGTCAGCAGCACCCACTACTACCTGCTGCCTGAGCGCCCACCCTACCTGGAGCGCTACCAGCGCTTCCTGCGTGAGACCCGGAGCCCCGAAGAGCCGACCCCCATGCCTGTGCCCCTGCTGCTGCCCCCTCCTGGCATCTCAGCTCCTGCTGCCCCCACTGCCACCGTTCGACCAATGCCTCAGGCTGCCCCAGACCCCAAGGCTAACTTCTCCACCAACACCAGCaactcaggggcccagctgccaGCCCTGAGGGCCACTGCTCGGCTGCCACAGAGGGGCTGCCCCGGGGACGGGCCAGAGGCTGGACGGCCAGCAGAGAAGATCCAGATG CTGCAGGCCATGGTGCATGGGGTGACCACAGAGGAGTGCCAGGCGGCCCTGCAGAGCCACAGCTGGAGCGTGCAGAGGGCTGCCCAGTATCTGAAG GTGGAGCAGCTCTTTGGTTTGGGTCTGCGGCCGCGAGGCGAGTGCCACAAAGTGCTGGAGATGTTCGACTGGAACTTGGAGCAGGCTGGCTGCCACCTGCTGGGCTCCTGCGGCCCAGCCCACCACAA GCGCTGA
- the TNK2 gene encoding activated CDC42 kinase 1 isoform X31 produces MAPLAWCAGASGTPPRGRRPHSGQVSVAVKCLKPDVLSQPEAMDDFIREVNAMHSLDHRNLIRLYGVVLTPPMKMVTELAPLGSLLDRLRKHQGHFLLGTLSRYAVQVAEGMGYLESKRFIHRDLAARNLLLATRDLVKIGDFGLMRALPQNDDHYVMQEHRKVPFAWCAPESLKTRTFSHASDTWMFGVTLWEMFTYGQEPWIGLNGSQILHKIDKEGERLPRPEDCPQDIYNVMVQCWAHKPEDRPTFVALRDFLLEAQPTDMRALQDFEEPDKLHIQMNDVITVIEGRAENYWWRGQNTRTLCVGPFPRNVVTSVAGLSAQDISQPLQNSFIHTGHGDSDPRHCWGFPDRIDELYLGNPMDPPDLLSVELSTSRPTQHLGRVKREPPPRPPQPAIFTQKPTYDPVSEDQDPLSSDFKRLGLRKPGLPRGLWLAKPSARVPGTKAGRGSSEVTLIDFGEEPVVPAPRPCAPSLAQLAMDACSLLDKTPPQSPSRALPRPLHPTPVVDWDARPLPPPPAYDDVAQDEDDFEVCSINSTLVSAGLSAGPSQGETNYAFVPEPARLFPALEDNLFLPPQGGGKPPNSAQTAEIFQALQQECMRQLQVPAGSLVPSPSPVGDDKPQVPPRVPIPPRPTRPRGELSPAPSGEEETGRWPGPASPPRVPPREPLSPQGSRTPSPLVPRGSSPLPPRLSSSPGKTMPTTQSFASDPKYATPQVIQAPGPRAGPCILPIVRDGKKVSSTHYYLLPERPPYLERYQRFLRETRSPEEPTPMPVPLLLPPPGISAPAAPTATVRPMPQAAPDPKANFSTNTSNSGAQLPALRATARLPQRGCPGDGPEAGRPAEKIQMLQAMVHGVTTEECQAALQSHSWSVQRAAQYLKVEQLFGLGLRPRGECHKVLEMFDWNLEQAGCHLLGSCGPAHHKR; encoded by the exons ATGGCTCCTTTGGCGTGGTGCGCAGGGGCGAGTGGGACGCCCCCTCGGGGAAGACG TCCCCACTCTGGCCAGGTGAGTGTGGCTGTGAAGTGCCTGAAGCCTGATGTGCTGAGCCAGCCAGAGGCCATGGATGACTTCATCCGGGAGGTCAATGCCATGCACTCGCTTGACCACCGAAACCTCATTCGCCTCTATGGTGTGGTGCTCACGCCGCCCATGAAGATG GTGACAGAGCTGGCACCTCTGGGATCGTTGTTGGACCGGCTGCGCAAGCACCAGGGCCACTTCCTCCTGGGTACCCTGAGCCGCTACGCTGTGCAGGTGGCTGAGGGCATGGGCTACCTGGAGTCCAAGCGCTTTATTCACCGTGACCTGGCCGCCCGCAATCTGCTGTTGGCCACCCGTGACCTGGTCAAGATCGGGGACTTCGGGCTGATGCGAGCACTACCCCAGAATGACGACCACTACGTCATGCAGGAGCACCGCAAGGTGCCCTTTGCCTG GTGTGCCCCTGAGAGCCTGAAGACTCGCACCTTCTCCCATGCCAGCGACACCTGGATGTTTGGGGTCACGCTGTGGGAGATGTTCACCTATGGCCAGGAGCCCTGGATTGGCCTCAATGGCAGTCAG ATCCTGCATAAGATTGACAAGGAGGGGGAGCGTCTGCCCCGGCCCGAGGACTGCCCCCAGGACATCTACAATGTCATGGTTCAGTGCTGGGCTCACAAGCCAGAGGACAGACCCACCTTTGTGGCACTGAGAGACTTCCTGCTGGAG gcccagcccactGACATGCGGGCCCTTCAGGACTTTGAGGAACCAGACAAGCTGCACATCCAGATGAACGATGTCATCACCGTCATTGAGGGGAG GGCTGAGAATTACTGGTGGCGTGGGCAGAACACACGGACGCTGTGCGTGGGGCCCTTCCCTCGCAACGTGGTAACCTCTGTGGCCGGCCTGTCAGCCCAGGACATCAGCCAGCCCCTGCAGAACAGCTTCATTCACACAGGGCATGGTGACAGTGACCCCCGGcactgctggggcttccctgacaGGATCGATGA ACTGTATCTGGGAAACCCCATGGACCCTCCCGACCTGCTGAGTGTGGAACTGAGCACCTCCAGACCCACCCAGCATCTGGGCAGGGTGAAAA GGGAACCTCCACCTCGCCCTCCTCAGCCTGCCATCTTCACTCAGA AACCAACCTACGACCCTGTGAGTGAGGACCAAGACCCCCTGTCCAGCGACTTCAAGAGGCTGGGCCTGCGGAAGCCAGGACTGCCCCGTGGGCTGTGGCTCGCGAAGCCCTCTGCCCGGGTGCCGGGCACCAAAGCGGGCCGCGGGAGCAGTGAGGTCACGCTCATCGACTTCGGTGAGGAGCCCGTGGTCCCGGCCCCACGGCCCTGTGCGCCCTCACTGGCGCAGCTGGCCATGGATGCCTGCTCCTTGCTGGACAAGACCCCGCCGCAGAGCCCCTCGCGGGCCCTGCCCCGGCCCCTGCATCCCACGCCGGTGGTGGACTGGGATGCGCGCCCGCTGCCCCCGCCTCCTGCCTACGATGACGTGGCCCAGGATGAGGATGACTTTGAGGTCTGCTCCATCAACAGCACCCTCGTGAGTGCAGGGCTCTCTGCTGGGCCCAGTCAGGGCGAGACCAATTACGCCTTTGTGCCTGAGCCAGCGCGGCTCTTCCCTGCCCTGGAGGACAACCTGTTCCTCCCGCCTCAGGGTGGGGGCAAGCCGCCCAACTCAGCCCAGACCGCAGAGATCTTCCAGGCGCTGCAGCAGGAGTGCATGCGGCAGCTACAGGTCCCGGCCGGCTCTCTGGTCCCGTCGCCAAGCCCGGTGGGCGACGACAAGCCCCAGGTGCCCCCTCGTGTGCCCATCCCCCCGAGGCCCACACGCCCACGTGGGGAGCTGTCTCCAGCCCCCTCGGGCGAGGAGGAGACGGGGCGGTGGCCTGgacctgcctcccctccccgggTACCACCCCGGGAGCCCCTGTCCCCACAAGGCTCCAGGACCCCCAGCCCCTTGGTGCCACGCGGCAGCTCCCCGCTGCCACCCCGGCTCTCCAGCTCACCTGGGAAGACCATGCCCACCACCCAGAGCTTCGCCTCAGACCCCAAGTATGCCACACCCCAGGTGATCCAGGCACCTGGCCCCCGGGCTGGCCCCTGCATCTTACCCATCGTCCGTGATGGCAAGAAGGTCAGCAGCACCCACTACTACCTGCTGCCTGAGCGCCCACCCTACCTGGAGCGCTACCAGCGCTTCCTGCGTGAGACCCGGAGCCCCGAAGAGCCGACCCCCATGCCTGTGCCCCTGCTGCTGCCCCCTCCTGGCATCTCAGCTCCTGCTGCCCCCACTGCCACCGTTCGACCAATGCCTCAGGCTGCCCCAGACCCCAAGGCTAACTTCTCCACCAACACCAGCaactcaggggcccagctgccaGCCCTGAGGGCCACTGCTCGGCTGCCACAGAGGGGCTGCCCCGGGGACGGGCCAGAGGCTGGACGGCCAGCAGAGAAGATCCAGATG CTGCAGGCCATGGTGCATGGGGTGACCACAGAGGAGTGCCAGGCGGCCCTGCAGAGCCACAGCTGGAGCGTGCAGAGGGCTGCCCAGTATCTGAAG GTGGAGCAGCTCTTTGGTTTGGGTCTGCGGCCGCGAGGCGAGTGCCACAAAGTGCTGGAGATGTTCGACTGGAACTTGGAGCAGGCTGGCTGCCACCTGCTGGGCTCCTGCGGCCCAGCCCACCACAA GCGCTGA